In Sphingopyxis macrogoltabida, the sequence TCGGGGTCAGCACGATCCGCGTGACGTCGACGATGTTGATGTTCCAGTCGCGCTGACCGGTCAGCCCCGCGCCCTGCGTCTCGTTGAACAGCCGGTCGCGCGCTTCGTCGAGCTGCGTCTGGTCGCGGACGAGGAAACTGATCTGGTTGCTCGCGACGCGCAGTTCGCCGATCCCGATATCGTCGTCAGGACCGCGCTCGCCGCGCATCGCGGCGCGCACCGTCTTTTCCATATTCGCAAGCTGCGTCTTGCGCAGGTCGGCGATGTCGGCTTCGAGCAACAGGTGGCTGCCGCCGGCAAGGTCGAGGCCCAGATTGACCTTCGTCTGCGCGATCGACGGCAGGCTGTTGAACGTCTTTTCCGGCACAAAGCTGGGAATCGAAAAGAGGATACCGAGCAGCAGGATGATGCTGATGCCGATGGTCTTCCAGCGCGGGAAATCTAGCATAGGGTAGATCCGATGGCCTGGGCCGGCCCGCCGCAGCGGGCCGTGCCGCGTCAGTCGTTGGCGGGCTTGCCGCCGGGCTGGAGAACGTCGGCGAGGGTCGACTTCACGACCTTGATCTTCACGCCCTGCGCGATTTCGACATCGGCGAAATCATCGTCGACGCGCGTCACCTTGCCGACGATACCGCCGCCGGTCACGACCTGATCGCGCGGCTTGACCGCCGCGACCTTGGCGCGATGTTCCTTCGCGCGCTGCTGTTGCGGGCGGATCAGGAAGAACCAGAAAACGACGAAGATCAGCAGATAGGGCACCAGCATGAGCAAACCGGCGGCCCCGCCGCCCGATCCGGCCGCCTGGGTCAGAAGCAATTGCGTCGACATGAATGAAAGACTTTCCGTTCGATACGCCGCCGTCCCCCACGGAACGGCCACGCAAGAATATGGCGGGGCGCCTATCACGCAGGGGGCCCGCACGCAACCGTCGCTGCGCCCTCCCCCGACGGCAAGCGTCCTGCAAATGGGGAGTGCGGGGCGAAGGTCAAGGCTCGACGGCAAAGTGACGCCGTGCCCGCGCTTCCGCTTCGACTTTGCTCAGGAGCCTTGCATCGCCCGCGAAGCCGCGCTAGGGGCCTCGCCTGCCCAACAGGGCCGGTCGGGACGTAGCGCAGCCTGGTAGCGCATCACACTGGGGGTGTGGGGGTCGGAGGTTCGAATCCTCTCGTCCCGACCAATTAAATCAGAGACTTATACGCTCCATTGACCGCATAATGCGGCGTCATAGTTCTCTCAGCAAGCATATAGCAATCACGCTTCACAATTTCGCACAACGTGATTTTTGCCTCGTTTCAGGCTTGTAACAGGCGCTTAGGCTGCATTTTCTCGGGCGCTCGCTGCTGATCTGGCCCTAATGACCGGCATTGGCCGGTTGCAGACTGTCCGCAATTGGGTGTCAAACAAGGAGAGCGGACGTTCAACGAAGAGCCGGAGAGCTCGCTCAACGGGATAGCGAGATTTACTGGCTAGACTTTGATGTTTTTCGTCAGGGTCAGCGCATCTTCAACGTCGACGCCGGGGTAAACGCCCTTACATAAGTCATCTCGCGGACAGGTCGAGCGCTTCTCGCGCGCGCTGCGAATGTCGCTTGATCGGCAACGTGACAATCAGAACGTCTCAAGCTATCGGCGTCTTGGGTCGCGCCGCTTTTCTTCTCTCGCCGAGGCGACACGATGCGCATACCTGTTTTATCCCGACTATCCACTTTGCTGATGCTGGCACTTGGCGCGGGTGCAGACGCGCAGGCCCAAGCCGGTCTCGAAAGCTGGACCTGCACCGCGGTCGCAGAAGGCGCCCATTGCATTGAAAGGCTGGACGCCGCCGATCTTGCCGTCGCGGTTCAGTCGTCAGCGCGCGATTTGCGCAAGCTCAAGGCCTACAGCGCGGAGGAATGGCGCAAACAGCAGCGCGGCGCGCAGGGCAAAGGCCCGATGGGTCAGTATAAGCTCGGGATTGCCGACGCCTCCGGAGCGGTCGTCTTGCCCCCGCTCTACAATCATGTCGCGATCGTCGATGACAATACCGCCTACGCCGTGCTGCTGACGATGAATGGCAAGGCTGCGCGGTACGACAATCTGATGATCGACCTCACGACCGGAGTATCTCGGCCTGCCGACCCCGGTCTCCCCACCTTCTTCCGTCCTCAAACCTATTTGACCGCGTCGGGCCATCGCTATGTCGTGGGTTACAATGACAGACATTCCGAGGCCGCCGTGCCGTTCAACCACCAGCGTTTCCGGGCGTGGGACGGCAACAGGTTTCGGGTTCTCGGTGATGTCAGTCTCGAAGGCGGGGGCTCGAGCGGCCCCAACCTCCTGCGATTGTACGGCGAAGTGCTGGTGCTCCGACAGACGTCGTTGAGCCACATCACCCCTGTGCGCATCTTCGACCGATCGCTCACCGAACTTCACAAGGACCGCGACCTTGTCATCGCACGTGACGACAAATGGCGGCTCACGACCCTCGCCGCAGTGGAACCGATCGATGGCAACCGGGTCTACCGTCCGCTCACAGCGAACGGTGAGTTGGAGACGCGGCCCGATGGTTGGATCGGGTTCGTGGCCAGCCACCCCGATCCGCAGTGGGAATTGTACGACGGGAATTTGCGCGTCAGCGTTTATCGGACGCCGCGCGGGATCCGCTACCGTTACGCTGGCGGCGAATATGTATCGCTCGTCACCGATCCAGCGCTGATACCGGCTTTCTTCGGCAATTTCCGCGGTCGCACCGGGCGCCAGACGGTATTGGGACGGCTCGAGACCGGGCAATGGACCGCAGTCGAAGATCCGGCGCGCCAGACCTATGCGAGCGTCGCCGACGCCGTCGCCGACCTGCCGCGCCGCAACAGTAACATCGGTGCCGCCGCCTACGCAGCCGCTCAGGCCGCGCGAAGCAAAGGCGACCGAGGCCAGCTAATCGCGGATTTCCAGGCCCATCTCGACACGCCTGCCTATTCACCCGACGGCACGAGCCTGATCGCCAAGGCACGCAGGCTCGGCGGAGACTATCTTCTGACCTATGCGCGGCGCTTTCCGCTGGAACCGCAGGACCTCGCCGTTCTGTGCACCGGTGGCCGGAATGCAATGATTTGCGACAGTCAGCGCTCGCGTCTCGCTGCGCTCGATGCCGCCAAGGCCGCGCGCGCCGAGCGTGGCGCCGAAGCCGCTGCATTCGCGAATGCCATGGCGGCAGCGGCCAGCCGCCCGAGTGATCCGGCGCTTGTCACGGTCCGCACCTATGACAGCAAAGGCAATTACCTCGGCGATCGTCTGATGACCCCGTCTCAGGCCCAGACGATCGGCGCCAGAGCCTATTGAGGGCAAAGCATATCTACAATGCACCCGCACATCAGGAAGACAGCCGGTACCGAGGTAAGGTTTTAAGGATCGAACGGCTTGAACCGCACCCAGTCCAACGGTCGAATATCGATGAGCAAGAAAAGGGAGACCGACGATGGCAAAAGGAAACTATCTTATCACGGGTGCCGCCATGGCGGCAGTGGTCGTCATGACATCGGCGGATGCGAAGTCTCCTCCACCACCGGCTGAAGTGGCTTCCCGTTGGGAAAGCTATTTTGCTGACAGCAGCTATAGCTATTATCGCGACCCGGCGATCGTCCGCGACGAAACGAACGCAAGTTTGTGGAAGGTATCCGTGCCGACGCCGTCCATGAGCAAACTCGGCGTTCCCACGAGCTAGGGTTAAAACCCAATCAGCCTCTTGAAATTGCTTGTATGTATTGATTCAAAGGGCCTTCACCGCAGCGGGAGGCCCTTCACGATGTCGCGTTCTTTATTCTGGTTGTCGGACGAAGCTTGGCTGGCGATCGAGCCGTACTTGCCCCGGAACCAGCCTGGTGCGCGACGGGTCGATGACCGGCGGGTGATTTCGGGCATCCTTCATGTACTGAAATCCGGCTGCCGGTGGTGCGACTGTCCGGCAGACTATGGACCATCGACGACGGTCTACAACCGCTTCAACCGCTGGTCGCGGCGGGGGTTCTGGACGAAGTTGCTCGATGCCTTGGCAGGGGCGGGTGCGGTGACGAAGAGCACGGCGATCGATAGCACCTACATCAAAGCCCAGCGCTCGGCCTTTGGTGGAAAAGGGGGCGCCAGACGCAGGCGATCGGTCGTTCTCGCGGCGGCTGGACAACCAAGATCCATGCCCTGACCGACGTTCTCGGCCGCCCCTATGCCCTTATGCTGACGGCGGGCAATGTCAGCGATGTGAAGGCTGCACCGGCACTGCTCGAACGCGCCGGACCGATGCGCTACCTGCTCGGCGACAAGGGCTACGACGCAAACCGGCTGCGGACGTCCTTTGCGCGAGAATGGCACCAGCCCCGTCATTCCGGGTCGCCGCAACCGCAAGCGAGCCATCCGATACGATCAGCACCGCTACCGTAGCCGGCACCTCATCGAAAATGCCTTCTGCCGGATCAAAGACTTCCGTCGGATCGCCACACGCTACGACAAGCTCGCCGCCAACTTCCTGTCAGCCGTCGCGCTGGTCACTACCTTGGCCTTCTGGCTCTGAATGAGTCTCAGCCCTATGAACGGGTGACCTATGATTGCGTGGGCAAGCGCAAGAAGATCATGGACATAAAACGCTTCAAGGCGGATGGATCGATCCAGCCGCCGCCTGAAAAGGATGTCAAACTGGACAGCTGGTTTCCGACGCTGAGCGCGTCGGATACATTGCTTCTACGCGAAGTTTGTTCATCGATTTGATGGTCGCGCAACGTCGTCGCAGAATCGCCAATGACCGCGACTAGGTAGAAGCCGCGACTTCGTCGTCGCATGCAAGCCACCGCTATCGATCGGCGACAATTGAGCTCGCCCAATGCGCGGGGGCGCTGATCAAGGTTGGCCGATTACCGACGGGCAGGTTTCAGGCCCGCATTCAAGATAGCCGACATTCGCCGGCTCTTGGCGCAGACAACGGCATGGTAGGCAATGTCACTCCGACGGCCCACCTTCGCGCCACTGTAACGACTTTTACACTCCCCTAGATTTAGAAGGACAAGTACTTAGTCTTTCACTCGATTTTCCGACTCTTCTGCTCGATACGGACAGCTCATGTTCATGAGACTTATTGCATTATCCTTCGCCTTTGCTGCAGCCGTCCCGGGAGGTTCGGCAGAAAAATCTCCGCATGACCCAGAAAAAGCGTTTCGCGAATATTGGAATGGCTGCCCATACAGGGACGAGCGTTTTCCCAATCCAGAAGATGCGCGGATGCTGGAAGCGCAGCGGCAGTTCAACGCTATATTGGCTGAAGGATCGGGAGAGCCGCTAGCGGATGCTGATCGCGCCGCCGCAACCGGTGACTTTCGGCTGATTTGGTCGAGCTCTATGAGTGGTCCGGCAGTGATTGGAGCGGCCTGCCGCTTTCCGCGGGATCATCCTTCACAATCGTCGACGCCGCTGACACGCGCAAGCTTGGGCATGGGGCATAGCCCGGATAGATGCGATAGAAATCCCGGCGGATGCGAATTGGAAAAGCGCTCCTATCAATATGCCGTCGTGTACAATCAGGCGATGATTTCCGGTCCGATGTTCCCCTACCCCGACCTGTGCGTCGCCCCCGTCCCGGCGAGCGGCCAAGCCGAGTACCCGTCACTCATCGATATCCAGGGCCTCACTGGCAAGCCGACCCCGCCAATCGATCAACCACGGACGCTTGGCGAGGCAGCTCGACGAGGCACGCAAGCCTCGCTCAAGAGGTGGATCGCTCGATCACCCGCAGAACTCGACCGTCAAGACGACTTCGGGCTTACTCCTTTGGCTTGGGCCGCGATTGAAGACCGCACCGACGCGGCGAAGATGTTGATCGCGAGCGGCGCAGATCCGCTGGCCGGTTGCGCGCCCGTGCGCGGCGACGGACGGAGTATCCCACTGCGCATCGCACTTCAGCTTCAACGAGAAGAAATTTCGAAGGCGATGCTGAGCCCTGACGTTATAGACCGTCTGAAGCCATGGCCAGGCTCAATTCTGCTGGCAGCCGTCCGCGGAGACAATGT encodes:
- the yajC gene encoding preprotein translocase subunit YajC — its product is MSTQLLLTQAAGSGGGAAGLLMLVPYLLIFVVFWFFLIRPQQQRAKEHRAKVAAVKPRDQVVTGGGIVGKVTRVDDDFADVEIAQGVKIKVVKSTLADVLQPGGKPAND
- a CDS encoding ankyrin repeat domain-containing protein translates to MFMRLIALSFAFAAAVPGGSAEKSPHDPEKAFREYWNGCPYRDERFPNPEDARMLEAQRQFNAILAEGSGEPLADADRAAATGDFRLIWSSSMSGPAVIGAACRFPRDHPSQSSTPLTRASLGMGHSPDRCDRNPGGCELEKRSYQYAVVYNQAMISGPMFPYPDLCVAPVPASGQAEYPSLIDIQGLTGKPTPPIDQPRTLGEAARRGTQASLKRWIARSPAELDRQDDFGLTPLAWAAIEDRTDAAKMLIASGADPLAGCAPVRGDGRSIPLRIALQLQREEISKAMLSPDVIDRLKPWPGSILLAAVRGDNVDLVSRILREEHERVYTLRLMSFAIANQSLDMIATLSTGSPDGSEALLEMAIAKQNMDMVRQALASNASPNGKANQRQSPLGYAVLFGEGVTDQIVRELLDHGASPDSPVQWETGYPSGSKPNAALVGLVANAQRQSHHGASPRELDISAAQLRTLDMLISAGATINVADDNGRPLAVLAAVGRYGRMTRQHLPPEWFERLVAAGMNINATWKGGSALDWLDHLEMSDHETARAITKLGGRRIKPLPKGERF